A stretch of DNA from Flavobacteriales bacterium:
TGTCTGCTTTTTCGTACGAAGTAATAATACCTTTAATAATTGCAGAGCTAAACCCTTGATGTTCCATTTGATTAAGACCAGCGATTGTGCATCCTTTTGGAGATGTTACATTGTCGATCTCAGTCTCTGGGTGGTTTCCTCTCTTCAATAACAAACCAGCCGATCCTTTAGCAGTTTGTGCAGCCATTCGAATCGCATCGTGCGCATGGAAACCAATTTCGGTACCTCC
This window harbors:
- a CDS encoding pyrroline-5-carboxylate reductase; translation: GGTEIGFHAHDAIRMAAQTAKGSAGLLLKRGNHPETEIDNVTSPKGCTIAGLNQMEHQGFSSAIIKGIITSYEKADNLYSDD